The DNA segment GCGATGGGAGAACCTGTGCCTCATATTTATTTACAGGGTTTTTGGGATTATTACTTGTTGATCGGTGGTGTCGGCTCAACCTTGCCGCTGGTGTTTATGGCGATGAAGAGTCGCTCCAAACAGCTAAATTCTGTGGCGAAAATTGGATTTATCCCCTCCCTATTTAATATCAATGAGCCGATCTTATTTGGCTTTCCGATCATCATGAACCCTCTTTTCTTCTTGCCATTTGTCTTTGTGCCATTAATCAATGCCATCTTGGCCTGGCACTTCACGCAGTTAGGTGTATTAGAGCCATTTGTGTCGATGCTTCCTTGGTCAATGCCTGCGCCACTAGGGGCTTACCTCTCGGCAAATGGTAGTGTCAATAACCTCATCATGGTCCTTTTTGCCATGCTAAACTCTTGGATGTTGTACCGCCCATTTTTTAAAGTGCATGAAAAATGGTTACTTAACCAAGAAACTAAAACGGTTTCATAGCAAGTTTCACCGACAAAATGTGAGTGTTCACCAATATATGAGCATTCACATTCCTCTTAGTCTCAGTTTTTCTTAAATAGCCGTTTGCCCATTACGCGCCTTTGTTAACGTATTATTAACCGTAGATAACAAGCTCAGGTAGTAATATGGGTACACAACATTATTTAGTATTAGACATCGGTGGCAGTGCCGTTAAATATGCCATCATGACGGCGCAAGCTGAAATCATCACTCAAGGAAGCTACCCAAGCCCCACCACCACGATTGATGCTTTTTGGCAGACATTTGAAGCCAACCTACTGCCGCTTGCGCAGCAGTACCAAGTTAAAGGTGTTGCCATTAGTGCACCCGGCTCTGTCGACTGCGACTCCAGTATCATATATGGCCACAGTGCATTGCGTTACCTGCATGGACCAAACTTTCGCCAGCATATTCAACACAATTATCAACTTAACTGTGAAATTGAAAATGATGCTAATTGCGCCGCATTAGCAGAATTATGGAGATCTGATATTCAAGGCGATATTTGCTTATTAGTCATAGGCACAGGTGTTGGCGGCTCCATGGTCATCAACCGTAAAGTTCACCATGGTCATCACCTTCACGGGGCCGAGTTCGGCTATATGTTTGTGGGTGTGGATGATGACAATAAGCCCGTGACATTGAGCGGCTGTGCAGCCACACGCTCGTTAATTCAAAATAGTGCCAAAATACTGGGTTTAGAGGAACATCAATTGAATGGTAAAGCCGTCTTTGAACTGGCGGAATCAGGTAATAAAGACATTCAAGCAGTGATTGATAAGTGGTACCAAATGCTGGCATATGGTGTCTATAATGTGCAATATTGTGTCGATCCTGAACAAATCATACTTGGTGGCGCAATCAGTACCCGCCCGGATTTTGTCGAACAAATTGAGCGAAAATTGGATCTCATTTTTGCAGAAAACCCTTTTTCTAGTGTCCGCCCTAAACTCAGTGTGTGCGAAGCAGGAAATGACGCTAATTTGATCGGTGCACTTTACCATTACCTTCAGCGACAAGACCTGGTCACCAGTTAAAATAAAGCATTAACTGCCCTAAAAGTACAAATCCCACAACCGTTAAGGTTGTGGGATTTGTCATTTTAAGGAGTGCTGTTCAGAGGATAGTGAATGACATTACTCCTCCGTCAATCGCTCTAGTTTGATTGTCATATTTCCCACCGGTACATGTGTAGTTTTTAACCATGGCTTAGGTGGTACGTCGACACCATTTTCTTTGTCGTGCTGCTGCTCAGCGTCGAACAGCTGAGTACGTTGCCCGTAATCATCTTGATGACTGTATATCGCTACATATCGTATGGATTGGTAATCATCTCCAACGGGTGCAACGAGATCAAATTGGTCATATTTTTCGACAAAAGTGGCTGTAACTTCATCACCGACAGGTTGAAATTGACCATCTAAAAGTTGTAAATAAGGGACCACGACGGTTTCTCTCGCACCACTAATCACATGGATACCTTGGTCAAATTCTAAAGCAGGTAACGCAAATACTTTAACGAATGTTTTTCCTGAATCTAACTGCATGACAGCATCATCGTGAGATAAAGTAAAAGGCACGGTTTTATTAGGTTGTAAATACGTTGCTTCGACATCAGAAAAATGCCCAGCGGTGATTGAAATATCTTTTAAATCGGCCACTGTCGCGACTTCTTTCGTTGTCACTTCTTGCGTTTTCGATCCAAACAAATTCGGATTAAATATATTCCCATTTTTGTCTGCACAACCGGTCATGGTTAATAATACGCCCAAAGCTAATATTTTTTTCATCTCTATTCCTTTAATTAATTATTCTTATTTCTCTAAAAAGAACGACATATAGCGTTTTGATGATACCCCCCAGCTTTCTGGGCTAAAAATCCTGTATCAATTTGAACATCACATGCCGTTTATTTCATTTCCGATTGAACTAGATTGCGATGTTTTTATCAAAGTTGCAACTTATGTAAATAAAGTCATCTTCATTATTTAATATTCAAACACATCAACTTGAAATATTTCACCATTATGAAATATTTCATAATTCATCCATTTATCTTCATTTTTTTTGAAACAAGAACCGTGACCATGCTCTCGTAAAATCACTTGTTTCATGAAACTTGATTTTTTTCACCTGTACACATTCAAAGAAAAAACGTTGTGAGCTAGCGCAAAAATCGTGACCCGGAAAACGGTTTCCGACATCAATCTGCCATCGAATGTGATCTTGATAACACTTACCTTTCCGCCAAGCAATTTCATGGACACATCATCCTCTGAACTCCTGTGATTTCATTCAATAATTTCAAGCCTTTCACTACCTATACTGAGCTCCAGAAGTTAAGCAACACCAATAAAAATACAAATATAACAAGCACTTTCTATAGTGCGCATAAAGGGAAATTATATGAAAAACACAACACTCGCTCTGGCCATCGCTGCCGCCACAGTCTTACCTTCAATCGCTCAAGCAGACGATAGCTTCTTATTTACAGGTTATGCTCGTTACGGAGCTGGTTACACTGCTGACGATGCGCTGTATAACGGTTCTGTCAAAAACGGTATTAACGTAATTAAAACCGCTGCTAGCCAATATCAAGCAACGGGTCGTCTTGGTAACGAAGGCAACGGTTTCGAATTCAAATTACAAAAAATGTTCCAGCAAGATGACATGCAATGGGATGTTGCTGTGATGCTTGATGATGGTTATGACGGCAACCCAACCGGTATTTCACAGGCTTACGCGGGCGGTAAAGGTATTTTTGCTGCGCAGCCAGATGCTTATATCTGGGCAGGTCAGCGCTTTAACGACCGTGAACAAATTGATGTGAACGATTATTTCTACCTGCAAAATGATGGTACAGGTACAGGTGTTGATAACCTAGACCTTGGCTTTGCTAAGTTAGACTTCTCTTTAGTTGCTGGCGATAAAGGCCGCAACGGTCGCTACGCTGTAACCACTAAGCTGCATGATATCAATCTGACGGATTCACAGAGCCTACGCTTCCATTTTAACTACGGTTTTGGCAATGGTTCTCAAACCGATGCAGATACTGGCATCACCACAGATGTTGAAGATAATGACGCATTCCAAGTAGCAGCCATTCACCGCTTAACTTGGTCAAACGGTTGGAACGAATTTGCGGTTCGTTACAGTGAAGGCGTTCGTAACGGCATTTTATGGAGTAATGCAGCAGAAGACGGTGGTTCATTAGGTGCATTTACCTACGGTGAATTAGCCTTTACTGAAAACGTCTTAATGCAATATGCGTTTAGCATGGAAGACAATGATTTATCGACCAATGAAAATGGTGATGAGCTATGGACACAAGCGGTTATCCGCCCTGGATATCGTTGGAATGATCGCATGAGCACATGGCTTGAACTGGGTTACGACCAAGTAAAATTTGACGATGACCTAGGTACCAACTCCTCTTGGAAAGCCACCCTTTCACAAAATATTGGTATGGGCAGCTTCATGGGTTCACGCCCAATGCTACGCTTCTACGCCACTTACGGCCAACTTGATACTGAGTATGTTGGACAGTCAGGTGCTGAATACGGCGACTCTGATGCTCTAACTGTTGGTGCAATGTTTGAAGCATGGTGGTAAGCCACACTCGTAAACTCGCAAGAGGTGAGGCATGACGGCCATCATGCCTCACACAGTAATAATCCTACTATTTTGATTTCATATTTCCTTTCTGGTACCAGCCAGATTTTGCCAGAAAGGCTTTTTTTGATAAAAGTTTTCACCATTGGAGTGGATGACTTTTATGAAACAAAGCTGAAATATTTCATGGCCCTATGATTTTTTGATTGGACTTTCAATATTTGAAGGTTTGTTGTGCGAGATCATACAACTTACAGACTTTGTTCTCGTCACTCGCATCGGCAGTGCTTAGAATCTGATTATGCGGAAACCGGTTTCCAGCTGAGCTTCCGAGTATATCAGCGAACTATCTAAGGGATTAATATGGCAACCATCAAACAAGTTTCGGAGCTTTCTGGCGTATCGCAAGCAACGGTATCACGCGTTATTAATGGAAGTAGTCGTGTAAGCCACGACAAGAAACTGCGTGTTGAAAAAGCCATCCAAGAATTGGATTACCGCCCGCAGTCGATTGCACATTCAGCTGCCATTAACCGTTCTGGCTGTATTGGTTTAGTGATTCCTGAATTATCAGGGCCTTACTATGG comes from the Vibrio gangliei genome and includes:
- a CDS encoding ROK family protein; protein product: MGTQHYLVLDIGGSAVKYAIMTAQAEIITQGSYPSPTTTIDAFWQTFEANLLPLAQQYQVKGVAISAPGSVDCDSSIIYGHSALRYLHGPNFRQHIQHNYQLNCEIENDANCAALAELWRSDIQGDICLLVIGTGVGGSMVINRKVHHGHHLHGAEFGYMFVGVDDDNKPVTLSGCAATRSLIQNSAKILGLEEHQLNGKAVFELAESGNKDIQAVIDKWYQMLAYGVYNVQYCVDPEQIILGGAISTRPDFVEQIERKLDLIFAENPFSSVRPKLSVCEAGNDANLIGALYHYLQRQDLVTS
- a CDS encoding MalM family protein; protein product: MKKILALGVLLTMTGCADKNGNIFNPNLFGSKTQEVTTKEVATVADLKDISITAGHFSDVEATYLQPNKTVPFTLSHDDAVMQLDSGKTFVKVFALPALEFDQGIHVISGARETVVVPYLQLLDGQFQPVGDEVTATFVEKYDQFDLVAPVGDDYQSIRYVAIYSHQDDYGQRTQLFDAEQQHDKENGVDVPPKPWLKTTHVPVGNMTIKLERLTEE
- a CDS encoding carbohydrate porin, giving the protein MKNTTLALAIAAATVLPSIAQADDSFLFTGYARYGAGYTADDALYNGSVKNGINVIKTAASQYQATGRLGNEGNGFEFKLQKMFQQDDMQWDVAVMLDDGYDGNPTGISQAYAGGKGIFAAQPDAYIWAGQRFNDREQIDVNDYFYLQNDGTGTGVDNLDLGFAKLDFSLVAGDKGRNGRYAVTTKLHDINLTDSQSLRFHFNYGFGNGSQTDADTGITTDVEDNDAFQVAAIHRLTWSNGWNEFAVRYSEGVRNGILWSNAAEDGGSLGAFTYGELAFTENVLMQYAFSMEDNDLSTNENGDELWTQAVIRPGYRWNDRMSTWLELGYDQVKFDDDLGTNSSWKATLSQNIGMGSFMGSRPMLRFYATYGQLDTEYVGQSGAEYGDSDALTVGAMFEAWW